From a single Penaeus vannamei isolate JL-2024 chromosome 25, ASM4276789v1, whole genome shotgun sequence genomic region:
- the LOC113811526 gene encoding uncharacterized protein, protein MKTTWLSGAALALTLYIAVAVFTRSTSAYVTSFPEEPDIDGTLITVGIAVAKFLAGLVPYPGVSALLLAIIHAWEPKPEDNYWDHVKDNVAQVCGNFVNEHNMDQVVVYKNDLLSLLKKYERAGVESDGTYPDKNTVADAITTSIISNRYLVEATEMPWSMSVDFADIASVHALILKDVAEAYSEPAGPVSRWWVDLSRELGHYIEYGTYLQAETMTWRDTQIECFFDEASGGCLAFEWMGIDCYDEYVITDHVSGHQEKCNQVHPDKPEDGSCASFCPLYQRHVDQESARWVYHNLGTVVEEWAALKIQADEMAQQASRYYNPRTKDNQN, encoded by the exons ATGAAGACGACCTGGCTGAGCGGGGcagccctcgccctcaccctctatATCGCCGTCGCTGTCTTCACCCGTTCGACCTCGGCGTACGTCACCTCCTTCCCTGAGGAGCCAGACATCGATGGGACAC tcATCACCGTGGGGATCGCCGTGGCCAAATTCCTGGCGGGGCTGGTCCCTTACCCCGGCGTCTCCGCTCTCCTCCTGGCCATCATCCACGCCTGGGAGCCTAAGCCAGAGGACAATTACTGGGACCACGTGAAGGACAACGTGGCCCAGGTGTGCGGGAACTTCGTCAACGAGCATAATATGGACCAGGTGGTTGTGTACAAGAACGACCTGCTGTCTTTGTTGAAGAA ATACGAGCGCGCGGGCGTGGAGAGCGACGGCACGTACCCCGACAAGAACACGGTCGCTGATGCCATCACGACGTCCATCATTTCTAACCGGTACCTGGTGGAGGCGACCGAGATGCCGTGGTCGATGAGCGTCGACTTCGCGGACATCGCCAGCGTCCATGCCCTTATCTTGAAg gaCGTAGCAGAAGCCTACAGCGAGCCAGCAGGACCCGTGTCGAGGTGGTGGGTCGACCTGTCCCGCGAACTCGGCCACTACATCGAGTACGGCACCTACCTCCAGGCGGAGACCATGACGTGGAGAGACACGCAGATTGAGTGCTTCTTCGATGAGGCGAGCGGAGGGTGCCTGGCCTTCGAGTGGATGGGGATCGACTGCTACGATGAATATGTG aTCACGGACCACGTCTCAGGCCACCAGGAGAAGTGCAACCAAGTCCACCCCGACAAACCTGAAGATGGTTCCTGCGCGAGTTTCTGTCCTCTGTACCAGCGCCACGTCGACCAGGAGTCCGCACGGTGGGTCTACCACAACCTGGGGACTGTGGTGGAGGAATGGGCGGCCCTGAAGATCCAGGCGGACGAGATGGCTCAGCAGGCGTCCAG GTATTACAATCCTCGAACGAAGGACAACCAAAATTGA